A genomic window from Nitrospirota bacterium includes:
- a CDS encoding pitrilysin family protein, whose translation MRFLIATVLAMLTASTLWAGSEPPPVRPQDPRTMTFPSEPFTPPRAERVTLPNGMILYLLEDHELPIVNLTAMIRTGSVYDPPAKIGLAELTGTVIRTGGTASRSGDEVDDELEFVGAELSSSIGQDAGWASLNVLTKDLDRGVTLFADMLMRPAFAPEKVDLAKKQAIEGIRRRNDHPGSIVSREFNKLLYGPEHPFARESTEATINTVTRDDLIAFHRRYYHPNTLMVAATGDFQRDDLIALLRRSFDGWASERVTWPAVPRVAEQPNARVNFIARDGTQTQVRMGWLGIKQSDPDFFALSLLDDILGGQAFTSRLFQEVRTKAGLAYSVGSAVVPGRFDRGTIFLYAQTKTESTTQAIASMREQVERLLTSPVSERELTDAKQAFLNSFVFSFSNPAQITNRQMSLEYYGLPADFLERFRSNVERVTARDLLRVARRHLVLDRLVILAVGDDRLFEPPLSTFGAVRVIDLERASANGEPRAKPSLRAPVASPPGMSHRAD comes from the coding sequence ATGCGGTTCTTGATCGCCACGGTGCTCGCGATGCTGACCGCCTCGACCCTGTGGGCGGGCTCCGAACCGCCCCCTGTGCGCCCGCAGGACCCACGGACCATGACGTTCCCCAGCGAGCCGTTTACGCCGCCCAGAGCCGAGCGGGTGACACTCCCCAACGGGATGATCCTCTACCTGCTGGAGGATCACGAGCTTCCGATCGTCAACCTGACGGCCATGATCCGCACGGGGAGCGTGTATGATCCGCCGGCCAAGATCGGGCTGGCGGAGTTGACCGGCACGGTCATCCGCACCGGCGGCACGGCGTCACGATCCGGGGACGAGGTGGACGACGAGCTGGAGTTCGTGGGCGCGGAGCTCTCGTCGTCGATCGGACAAGATGCGGGGTGGGCGTCACTCAACGTGTTGACCAAAGATTTGGACCGCGGCGTGACCTTGTTCGCGGACATGTTGATGCGGCCGGCATTCGCGCCCGAGAAAGTCGATTTGGCCAAGAAGCAAGCCATCGAAGGGATCCGGCGACGGAACGACCATCCCGGCTCGATCGTGTCGCGGGAGTTCAACAAGCTGCTGTACGGTCCCGAACACCCGTTCGCGCGGGAGAGCACCGAGGCGACGATCAACACGGTCACCCGCGACGACCTGATCGCGTTTCACCGGCGGTACTACCACCCCAATACGCTGATGGTGGCGGCCACGGGCGACTTTCAGCGGGATGACTTGATCGCTCTGCTTCGCCGGTCATTCGACGGATGGGCCTCGGAACGCGTCACGTGGCCCGCGGTGCCTCGCGTCGCCGAGCAGCCCAACGCTCGTGTGAACTTCATTGCGCGCGATGGGACGCAGACCCAGGTTCGGATGGGATGGTTGGGCATCAAGCAGTCGGACCCGGATTTTTTTGCGTTGTCCCTGCTCGACGACATCCTGGGCGGACAGGCGTTTACGAGCCGGCTGTTTCAGGAGGTGCGCACCAAGGCAGGCCTCGCCTATTCGGTGGGGAGCGCCGTCGTGCCCGGACGATTCGACCGCGGGACGATATTTCTCTACGCGCAGACCAAAACCGAGTCCACGACGCAGGCCATCGCCTCCATGCGCGAGCAGGTCGAACGGCTCCTGACCTCGCCGGTGTCTGAGCGGGAGTTGACCGACGCCAAACAGGCGTTTCTCAACTCGTTCGTGTTTTCGTTTTCCAACCCCGCGCAGATCACCAACCGTCAGATGTCGCTCGAATACTACGGCCTGCCGGCCGACTTTCTCGAGCGATTTCGATCCAACGTCGAACGGGTCACGGCGCGCGATTTGCTCCGTGTGGCCAGGCGACACCTGGTGCTCGACCGGCTCGTGATCCTCGCGGTGGGCGACGATCGGTTGTTTGAGCCGCCGCTGTCCACATTCGGCGCGGTTCGCGTGATCGACCTGGAACGCGCTTCCGCGAACGGCGAGCCCCGGGCCAAACCTTCCCTCCGCGCGCCGGTTGCTTCGCCACCTGGAATGTCCCATCGGGCCGATTAA
- the lptG gene encoding LPS export ABC transporter permease LptG has product MPILFRYLARHYLRLVGLTLGGLVLIYLVSDVFSKFGKFSEHQPAAAAMIAYFALRLPRAAYEVLPLAALTASVLAMTVLSRQHEVTALRACGVGLWRVVAPIVATALLLGAAAFAANWSLIPTATAHAQLVKDVRIEGRPHPSMVQRDRLWVRLERRTFLNVRMADPTNRALLGVRLYEVGDGFNLEREVEAPRVNFERGAWIAFDGVERVFDADGAVRVERFAERRLDLSTLPGDFSRLEIKEEHLNYPKLRSYVADLERSGINPGRYAVDVASRMSVPFLTVVMALLGVPFGLVETRRGGWGLAVGISLLLGLSYWMVFSLSISLGRGGLLPPHVAAWAANLLFLAIGAALLLQKRH; this is encoded by the coding sequence ATGCCCATTCTCTTCAGATATCTCGCTCGGCACTATCTTCGGCTCGTCGGTCTGACCTTGGGCGGGCTCGTGCTGATCTACCTGGTCAGCGACGTCTTCAGCAAGTTCGGGAAGTTCAGCGAACATCAACCCGCGGCCGCCGCGATGATCGCGTATTTCGCGCTCAGGCTGCCCCGGGCTGCGTACGAAGTGTTGCCCCTGGCGGCGTTGACGGCCAGTGTGCTGGCGATGACCGTGTTGTCGCGCCAGCACGAGGTCACCGCGCTGCGAGCCTGCGGGGTGGGGCTCTGGCGCGTCGTTGCGCCGATCGTGGCGACCGCCTTGCTCCTCGGGGCCGCCGCGTTCGCCGCCAACTGGTCGCTGATCCCCACGGCCACCGCTCACGCCCAACTCGTCAAGGACGTTCGGATCGAGGGTCGCCCCCACCCTTCGATGGTCCAGCGCGACCGTCTCTGGGTGCGGTTGGAGCGCCGCACGTTCCTCAACGTTCGGATGGCGGACCCGACCAACCGGGCGCTCTTGGGAGTCCGACTCTATGAAGTGGGAGACGGGTTCAACCTCGAACGGGAGGTCGAAGCGCCGCGGGTGAACTTTGAGCGGGGCGCTTGGATCGCGTTCGACGGGGTCGAACGGGTGTTCGATGCCGACGGCGCGGTGCGGGTCGAACGATTCGCCGAGCGGCGCCTCGACCTATCGACCTTGCCGGGGGATTTTAGTCGGCTCGAAATCAAAGAGGAACACCTGAACTATCCGAAGCTGCGGTCCTACGTCGCCGACCTCGAACGGTCCGGTATCAATCCGGGACGGTACGCGGTGGACGTCGCCTCCAGAATGTCGGTTCCGTTTCTCACCGTGGTGATGGCGCTTCTCGGAGTTCCCTTTGGTCTGGTCGAGACGCGGCGCGGAGGGTGGGGCCTGGCCGTGGGGATCAGTTTGTTGTTGGGTCTGTCCTACTGGATGGTTTTCTCTCTCTCCATTTCCCTGGGCCGAGGCGGCCTGCTCCCTCCTCACGTGGCTGCCTGGGCTGCCAACTTGCTGTTCCTAGCGATTGGCGCGGCGCTGCTGCTGCAAAAACGTCACTGA